The following proteins come from a genomic window of Populus nigra chromosome 6, ddPopNigr1.1, whole genome shotgun sequence:
- the LOC133696257 gene encoding transcription factor HY5-like isoform X3 has product MDIGESNKKYPHDHKKQLLDDDDDDDDDHQVEGTSATATSSSSSSWRIRRSTGSTSDNLISHHKNKLVDHEDSDEDLFTVPDVEARPPAEAAAAAAAAPAATGSNKRHRGRNPVDKEYRRLKSRLLRNRVSAQQARERKKVYVNDLESRAKELQEINTKLEEKISTLTNENTMLRKVLMNTRPKVDESMEQKQ; this is encoded by the exons ATGGATATTGGTGAATCTAACAAGAAGTACCCTCATGATCATAAGAAGCAATTActtgacgacgacgacgacgacgacgacgaccaTCAGGTGGAGGGCACTAGTGCTACCGctacctcttcttcttcctcttcttggaGGATCAGGAGAAGTACTGGTAGTACAAGTGACAATCTCATTTCacaccacaaaaacaaattagtag ATCATGAAGACAGTGATGAAGATCTTTTCACGGTTCCGGATGTAGAAGCTCGACCACCAGCGGAggcggctgctgctgctgctg CAGCACCAGCAGCAACAGGGAGTAATAAACGCCATAGAGGACGAAACCCTGTTGACAAAGAATATAGAAGGCTCAAGAG CAGATTGCTAAGGAACAGGGTCTCAGCCCAACAAGCtcgagaaagaaagaaggtttACGTCAATGACTTGGAATCAAGAGCCAAAGAATTGCAGGAAATTAATACCAAATTAGAGGAGAAGATCTCCACATTGACCAATGAAAACACCATGCTTCGGAAG GTCCTCATGAATACCAGGCCTAAGGTTGATGAAAGCATGGAGCAAAAGCAGTAA
- the LOC133696257 gene encoding transcription factor HY5-like isoform X4, with amino-acid sequence MDIGESNKKYPHDHKKQLLDDDDDDDDDHQVEGTSATATSSSSSSWRIRRSTGSTSDNLISHHKNKLVDHEDSDEDLFTVPDVEARPPAEAAAAAAAAPAATGSNKRHRGRNPVDKEYRRLKRLLRNRVSAQQARERKKVYVNDLESRAKELQEINTKLEEKISTLTNENTMLRKVLMNTRPKVDESMEQKQ; translated from the exons ATGGATATTGGTGAATCTAACAAGAAGTACCCTCATGATCATAAGAAGCAATTActtgacgacgacgacgacgacgacgacgaccaTCAGGTGGAGGGCACTAGTGCTACCGctacctcttcttcttcctcttcttggaGGATCAGGAGAAGTACTGGTAGTACAAGTGACAATCTCATTTCacaccacaaaaacaaattagtag ATCATGAAGACAGTGATGAAGATCTTTTCACGGTTCCGGATGTAGAAGCTCGACCACCAGCGGAggcggctgctgctgctgctg CAGCACCAGCAGCAACAGGGAGTAATAAACGCCATAGAGGACGAAACCCTGTTGACAAAGAATATAGAAGGCTCAAGAG ATTGCTAAGGAACAGGGTCTCAGCCCAACAAGCtcgagaaagaaagaaggtttACGTCAATGACTTGGAATCAAGAGCCAAAGAATTGCAGGAAATTAATACCAAATTAGAGGAGAAGATCTCCACATTGACCAATGAAAACACCATGCTTCGGAAG GTCCTCATGAATACCAGGCCTAAGGTTGATGAAAGCATGGAGCAAAAGCAGTAA
- the LOC133696257 gene encoding transcription factor HY5-like isoform X1, protein MDIGESNKKYPHDHKKQLLDDDDDDDDDHQVEGTSATATSSSSSSWRIRRSTGSTSDNLISHHKNKLVDHEDSDEDLFTVPDVEARPPAEAAAAAAGNNTTTYNNKNINSNNPEVQSAAAAPAATGSNKRHRGRNPVDKEYRRLKSRLLRNRVSAQQARERKKVYVNDLESRAKELQEINTKLEEKISTLTNENTMLRKVLMNTRPKVDESMEQKQ, encoded by the exons ATGGATATTGGTGAATCTAACAAGAAGTACCCTCATGATCATAAGAAGCAATTActtgacgacgacgacgacgacgacgacgaccaTCAGGTGGAGGGCACTAGTGCTACCGctacctcttcttcttcctcttcttggaGGATCAGGAGAAGTACTGGTAGTACAAGTGACAATCTCATTTCacaccacaaaaacaaattagtag ATCATGAAGACAGTGATGAAGATCTTTTCACGGTTCCGGATGTAGAAGCTCGACCACCAGCGGAggcggctgctgctgctgctggtaaTAATACTACTACTTACAATAATAAGAACATTAATTCTAATAATCCAGAGGTTCAATCCGCCGCAGCAGCACCAGCAGCAACAGGGAGTAATAAACGCCATAGAGGACGAAACCCTGTTGACAAAGAATATAGAAGGCTCAAGAG CAGATTGCTAAGGAACAGGGTCTCAGCCCAACAAGCtcgagaaagaaagaaggtttACGTCAATGACTTGGAATCAAGAGCCAAAGAATTGCAGGAAATTAATACCAAATTAGAGGAGAAGATCTCCACATTGACCAATGAAAACACCATGCTTCGGAAG GTCCTCATGAATACCAGGCCTAAGGTTGATGAAAGCATGGAGCAAAAGCAGTAA
- the LOC133696257 gene encoding transcription factor HY5-like isoform X2 yields the protein MDIGESNKKYPHDHKKQLLDDDDDDDDDHQVEGTSATATSSSSSSWRIRRSTGSTSDNLISHHKNKLVDHEDSDEDLFTVPDVEARPPAEAAAAAAGNNTTTYNNKNINSNNPEVQSAAAAPAATGSNKRHRGRNPVDKEYRRLKRLLRNRVSAQQARERKKVYVNDLESRAKELQEINTKLEEKISTLTNENTMLRKVLMNTRPKVDESMEQKQ from the exons ATGGATATTGGTGAATCTAACAAGAAGTACCCTCATGATCATAAGAAGCAATTActtgacgacgacgacgacgacgacgacgaccaTCAGGTGGAGGGCACTAGTGCTACCGctacctcttcttcttcctcttcttggaGGATCAGGAGAAGTACTGGTAGTACAAGTGACAATCTCATTTCacaccacaaaaacaaattagtag ATCATGAAGACAGTGATGAAGATCTTTTCACGGTTCCGGATGTAGAAGCTCGACCACCAGCGGAggcggctgctgctgctgctggtaaTAATACTACTACTTACAATAATAAGAACATTAATTCTAATAATCCAGAGGTTCAATCCGCCGCAGCAGCACCAGCAGCAACAGGGAGTAATAAACGCCATAGAGGACGAAACCCTGTTGACAAAGAATATAGAAGGCTCAAGAG ATTGCTAAGGAACAGGGTCTCAGCCCAACAAGCtcgagaaagaaagaaggtttACGTCAATGACTTGGAATCAAGAGCCAAAGAATTGCAGGAAATTAATACCAAATTAGAGGAGAAGATCTCCACATTGACCAATGAAAACACCATGCTTCGGAAG GTCCTCATGAATACCAGGCCTAAGGTTGATGAAAGCATGGAGCAAAAGCAGTAA